From a single Micromonas commoda chromosome 5, complete sequence genomic region:
- a CDS encoding predicted protein, whose translation MATEKFAEQQNIGDLRKEDPCLLFFKQNATALIGAALILQICFLGTISFLTATARQLDAALLFLSLLAKTVFLTLLLYGTGWCVENRGWRVAYTRKIIHVAFFAVPFWFDAHMPLSEAESVIWALWNINMVGWILLLITKPVRRLIPIVQTMYASSDRPEDKGLSQIYAWIQIPLSIVIIGGFSVVLRVMGAAKWTMIPILAVAIGDGLAEPVAVFWEDRKWFGGTHKYRTRGLFSGDRVFTRSIEGSGTVFVGTLVSVLIYLNTMSNGQLIFFVCVLPIVITILEMVAPHSLDNPFLLFFGYLITCCASLI comes from the coding sequence ATGGCGACAGAAAAATTCGCTGAACAACAAAACATCGGCGATCTTAGAAAAGAGGACCCGTGCCTGCTTTTCTTCAAGCAGAACGCCACAGCGCTCATCGGAGCAGCCCTCATCTTGCAGATATGTTTTTTGGGCACGATTAGTTTTCTCACCGCAACCGCGCGGCAACTCGACGCGGCTCTGTTATTCCTGAGCCTCCTCGCAAAGACAGTTTTTCTCACGCTTCTGTTGTATGGCACTGGATGGTGTGTGGAGAACAGAGGGTGGCGAGTGGCGTACACCCGCAAAATTATTCACGTCGCTTTCTTCGCCGTTCCGTTTTGGTTCGACGCGCACATGCCTCTGTCGGAAGCGGAGAGCGTGATATGGGCGCTGTGGAACATAAACATGGTCGGCTGGATATTGCTTCTCATCACGAAGCCCGTGCGACGATTGATTCCGATCGTCCAGACGATGTACGCCTCTTCGGACAGACCCGAAGATAAAGGGCTGTCGCAAATATACGCTTGGATTCAGATTCCTCTTTCCATCGTGATCATCGGGGGTTTCTCCGTCGTTTTACGGGTCATGGGTGCGGCGAAATGGACGATGATCCCGATactcgcggtggcgatcgGTGACGGCCTAGCTGAACCTGTCGCGGTATTTTGGGAAGATAGGAAGTGGTTCGGGGGAACTCACAAGTATCGTACTCGCGGCCTCTTCTCCGGCGATCGGGTCTTCACTCGATCCATCGAAGGTTCGGGAACTGTTTTCGTCGGGACGCTCGTGTCGGTGTTGATATATCTCAACACCATGTCAAATGGACAGCTGATATTCTTCGTGTGCGTCCTGCCGATAGTGATAACGATACTGGAGATGGTGGCGCCGCATTCCTTGGACAATCCGTTTTTACTGTTCTTCGGTTATTTGATCACTTGCTGCGCGTCGCTGATATGA
- a CDS encoding predicted protein: MDADFGQQSQAFTLLHDKNMLAPASAASWCPTMDLLALATSDGQLALSRLDWNKTGGERENRLWTANPDSPVTSLGWRPDGKILVSGHADGAVQLYHAEDGEVLHASTPHRGSAVTSLHWQDAPAEDSRRSACAYQSATSRFALPTNGGGGVHDRPRRDGAKADAGAGAGAGAWTHPPGAGARALFDHFDPPTRLTVLCSGDARGDVVMSAFGIFPIASARVGDCPADFPIASARTAGGGTAGGTAGEVLHASLAPDLSRILVAFRANGGVDAVGASAATPLLARRSVEMCTAASHGSQIAALAAELEREVHSCAATWRKAREDFDARMNALRERVGEGRSQGGRGRGQTRTNANKRADDSMDMDDSMGDDVDTTRDGHENENADPNKELDAGTHRLTIEDLLLAYLATGRVDPGVEQFLAHEFQPRDVRRLARSVDAAATKVHAALSERIAPAAQSCALRIAELRALARWRERSGAIGLDEHAADVALAAAESCALAAFSAARLATAAAARLRAFFTLLLRTQRQVAFGSPDGFGAGDDADAPPALNAVLVEEFLRDGLTRDTLGDRLGSNRAAGSDAAVSRQVPRGGPSDTAVILGGAAAAFTAAVRAAAAAAGFGDDGTRSPDLKYDDDDALWAACARLKGSCAQLLEAPRDAMSRSLVWDRAFPIVRSGSGSGSGSVEPPFLPRVTHGGWSDDGESETLVFHAGVGSSHVGMLRLLGGVPESALALEAPPGHVVVDAAAYTEGRCLVLLQPEEGRGGGAGDGGEAASVVMADPRALAARGGVTGPRGLEGGVGGDGGYALVDADALGAAPVVSPGCVPARGVLRMPAGGGGGGARRRSLPGTVATAPLAVGRQKGLAAVLVGQKRIVLLDLEEDECDEDE; this comes from the coding sequence atggacgccgacTTCGGCCAACAAAGCCAAGCGTTCACGCTCCTCCATGACAAGAACATGCTCgctcccgcgagcgccgcgtcgtggtGCCCGACCAtggacctcctcgcgctcgccacgagcgacgggcagctcgcgctAAGCCGGCTGGACTGGAACAAGAccgggggcgagcgcgagaacCGGCTGTGGACCGCCAATCCCGACTCGCCCGTGACCTCGCTCGGGTGGCGACCCGACGGTAAGATCCTGGTGTCCGgccacgccgacggcgcggtccaGCTGTaccacgccgaggacggggaggtgctgcacgcgtcgacgccccatCGCGGATCCGCGGTCACGTCGCTGCACTGGcaggacgcgcccgcggaggactCCAGACGATCGGCGTGCGCGTATcagagcgcgacgtcgcggttcGCGCTGCCCaccaacggcggcggtggcgtccacGACCGCCCGAGGCGagacggcgccaaggcggacgcgggtgccggcgcgggtgccggcgCTTGGACGCatccgccgggcgcgggagcgaggGCCCTGTTCGACCACTTCGACCCCCCGACGCGCCTCACCGTCCTCtgcagcggcgacgcgcgcggcgacgtcgtcatgAGCGCCTTCGGCATCTTCcccatcgcgtccgcccgcgtcggcgactgcCCCGCGGACTTCCCCATCGCATCCGctcgcacagctggcggcggcacggctggcggcacagctggGGAGGTGCTccacgcgtcgctcgcgccggaccTCTCACGAatcctcgtcgcgttccgggccaacggcggcgtcgacgcggtgggagcgtccgcggcgacgccgctgtTGGCGCGTCGATCGGTGGAGAtgtgcaccgcggcgtcccacGGCTCGCAGATtgccgcgctggcggcggagctggagcgcgaggtgcacagctgtgcggcgacgtggcGCAAGGCGCGGGAGGATTTTGACGCGCGAATGAACGCCCTGAGGGAACGGGTGGGGGAGGGACGGAGTCAAGGagggcgtggacgtggacaAACGAGGACGAACGCGAACAAACGCGCGGACGATTCCATGGACATGGACGATTCGATGGGAGACGACGTGGACACGACACGCGATGGACACGAAAACGAAAACGCGGATCCGAATAAGGAGTTGGACGCGGGGACCCACCGTTTGACGATCGAGGACCTGCTCCTCGCGTACCTCGCCACCGGCAGGGTCGACCCCGGGGTAGAGCAGTTCCTCGCGCACGAGTTTCAACCGCGGGACGTGCGCAGGCTGGCGCGgtcggtcgacgccgcggcgaccaaggtgcacgcggcgctgtcgGAAAgaatcgcgcccgcggcgcagtCGTGCGCGCTTAGAATCGCGGAGCtcagggcgctcgcgcgttggCGGGAGCGATCGGGCGCGATCGGACTGGACGaacacgccgcggacgtcgcgctcgcggcggcggaatcgtgcgcgctcgcggcgttctccgccgcgaggctcgccaccgccgccgccgcgaggctccgGGCGTTTTTCACGCTGCTGCTGCGGACGCAGAGGCAGGTGGCGTTCGGTTCGCCGGACGGAttcggcgccggtgacgacgccgacgcgcccccggcgctcAACGCGGTGCTGGTGGAAGAGTTTCTCAGGGACGGGCTGACGCGGGATACCctcggcgaccgcctcggaTCGAACCGGGCCGCGGGTTCGGACGCGGCTGTATCTCGCCAGGtaccgcgcggcggaccatcggacacagctgtgatcctcggcggcgccgccgccgccttcacggcggcggtgcgcgccgccgccgccgccgccggcttcggaGACGACGGGACTCGATCCCCCGACCTcaagtacgacgacgacgacgcgctgtgGGCCGCGTGCGCTCGACTCAAGGGCTCGTGCGCCCAACTGCTCGaagccccgcgcgacgcgatgtcgAGATCCCTCGTCTGGGATCGCGCCTTTCCCATCGTCCGGTCCGGGTCCGGGTCCGGGTCCGGGTCCGTCGAGCCCCCGTTTTTGCCTCGCGTGACCCACGGGGGATGGTcagacgacggcgagtcAGAGACGCTCGTGTTccacgcgggcgtcgggtcATCGCACGTCGGGATgctgcgcctcctcgggggtgTGCCCgagagcgcgctcgcgctggaggcgccccccggccacgtcgtcgtcgacgccgcggcgtacacCGAGGGACGGTGCCTGGTGTTGCTGCAGCCCGAGGagggacggggcggcggggcgggcgacgggggcgaagCCGCGAGCGTGGTCAtggcggacccgcgcgcacTGGCGGCCCGGGGTGGTGTCACCGGACCTCGGGGTCTCGAGGGAGGtgtcgggggcgacggcgggtacgcgctcgtggacgctgacgcgctcggcgcggcgccggtcgtGTCGCCGGGTTGcgtgcccgcgcgcggggtgctgAGGATgccggcgggcggcgggggcgggggcgcgaggcgcaggtCGCTGCCGgggacggtggcgacggcgccgctggCGGTGGGGCGCCAGAAGGGCCTCGCGGCTGTGCTCGTGGGTCAGAAGAGGATCGTGCTGCTggacctcgaggaggacgagtgcgacgaggacgagtgA
- a CDS encoding predicted protein has translation MADVESRGGDESTPLIAGKSANRGGSASASTRDAHLDNCKFWLMCAVVFNHAFQDFFKSVLDKEAGGRPWCQPDVAPDRFGVYALARGTYMYLNLLGMPAFTLVSGICSRGLLRCATDDDGAGLAARSRRMVESLVVPYVVWQTFFLIYGTYGSKEFEPAPAHPVPFVSPVGVTWYLTALFAWRCSLQFIAKLRNVVAVTFAAGLAVGFVDTPRTENGGLPFLDYQRAVAFAPIFYVGATVLTEDVMRRLTDDGDGGASAGWVKIKRAFAWAATAATPALFAIAFAFGGGSDVESRGILPGICFDEAQRWAWTMDPYVGGVDAAAGGGRGDVERVVGVAVLLRLAFYACSVSLAVAFFVIVPRRERWYTARGSRTMYAYLLHLLVIRSYELVRDGCGLRERMPLWASAAVSLAALPSLTSVGLMSARCKAWTRWAVEPDFGRWLFPDDHA, from the coding sequence ATGGCGGACGtcgagtcgcgcggcggcgacgagtccACGCCGCTCATCGCCGGCAAGTCCGCCAACCGCGGgggatcggcgtcggcgtcgacgagggacgcgcacctcgacAACTGCAAGTTTTGGCTCATGTGCGCGGTGGTGTTCAACCACGCGTTCCAGGATTTCTTCAAGAGCGTGCTGGACAAGGAGGCGGGCGGGAGGCCGTGGTGCCAGCCCGACGTGGCGCCGGATCGTTTCGGGGTGTACGCGCTGGCCAGAGGGACGTACATGTACCTCAACCTGCTCGGCATGCCCGCGTTCACCTTGGTCTCGGGAATCTGCTCGCGCGGCCTGCTGCGCTgcgcgaccgacgacgacggcgccgggctcgccgcgcgttcccgccgcATGGTCGAGTCCCTGGTGGTCCCGTACGTCGTGTGGCAGACGTTCTTCCTTATTTACGGCACCTACGGCTCCAAAGAGttcgagcccgcgcccgcgcatcCGGTGCCGTTCGTGTCCCCCGTGGGCGTCACCTGGTACCTCACCGCGCTCTTCGCCTGGCGCTGCTCGCTGCAGTTCATCGCCAAGTTACGAAACGTGGTGGCCGtgacgttcgccgcggggctcgcggTGGGGTTCGTCGACACCCCGCGAACCGAGAACGGCGGTCTACCCTTCCTCGACTACCAGAGGGCGGTGGCGTTTGCGCCAATCTTCtacgtcggcgcgacggtccTCACCGAAGATGTCATGCGACGACTgacggacgacggggacgggggggcgtccgcggggtgGGTTAAGATCAAGCGCGCCttcgcgtgggcggcgacggcggcgacgcccgcgctgTTCGCGATCGCGTTTGCGTTTGGCGGCGGTTCGGACGTTGAGTCGCGGGGCATCTTACCGGGGATCTGTTTTGACGAGGCGCAGCGATGGGCGTGGACGATGGATCCGTacgtgggcggcgtcgacgcggcagCCGGAGGAGGGAGGGGGGACGTCGAGCgagtcgtcggcgtcgcggtcctCCTGCGCCTCGCGTTCTACGCGTGCTCCGtgtcgctcgccgtcgcgttttTCGTAAtcgtccctcgtcgcgagcgttGGTACAccgcgcgcggttcgcggaCGATGTACGCGTACCTGCTTCACCTGCTGGTCATCAGGTCGTACGAGCTCGTCCGGGACGGGTGCGGTTTGAGGGAGCGGATGCCGCTgtgggcgagcgcggcggtgagcttgGCGGCGTTGCCTAGTTTGACGAGCGTGGGTTTGATGTCGGCGCGGTGTAAggcgtggacgcgttggGCGGTGGAGCCTGACTTTGGGCGGTGGCTGTTCCCGGACGATCACGCGTGA